In Microtus ochrogaster isolate Prairie Vole_2 chromosome 4, MicOch1.0, whole genome shotgun sequence, one genomic interval encodes:
- the Spout1 gene encoding putative methyltransferase C9orf114 homolog — MAEHQRKRPCGPGEHGQKVEWRKWKQQKKEEKKKWKDLKMMKKLERQRAQEEQAKRQEEEEAAAQSSDQGRPYTLSVALPGSILDNAQSPELRTYLAGQIARACTIFCVDEIVVFDEEGQDTKTVEGEFRGVGKKGQACVQLARILQYLECPQYLRKAFFPKHQDLQFAGILNPLDSPHHMRQDEESEFREGVVVDRPTKAGHGSLVNCGMKKEVKIDKKLEPGLRVTVRLNQKQLPECKTYKGTVVSSQDPRTKAGLYWGYTVRLASCLSAVFAEAPFQDGYDLTIGTSERGSNVASAQLPSFRHALVVFGGLQGLEAGVDADPNLEVSEPSVLFDFYVNTCPSQGSRTIRTEEAILISLAALQPGLTQAGSQTT; from the exons ATGGCGGAGCACCAGAGGAAGCGTCCGTGTGGCCCA ggcgAACACGGCCAAAAGGTTGAATGGCGAAAATGGAAGCAGCAGA agaaggaggagaaaaagaagtggaAGGACCTCAAAATGATGAAAAAACTGGAGCGGCAGCGGGCGCAGGAGGAACAGGCTAAGcgccaggaggaggaggaggctgctgcCCAAAGTAGCGACCAGG GACGGCCTTACACTCTGAGTGTGGCCCTGCCAGGCTCCATCCTGGACAACGCCCAGTCACCTGAGCTTCGCACCTACCTGGCTGGCCAGATTGCCAGAGCCTGCACCATCTTCTGTGTGGACGAGATTGTGGTGTTCGATGAAGAGGGCCAAGATACCAA GACTGTGGAAGGGGAATTCAGGGGAGTTGGCAAGAAGGGGCAGGCATGTGTACAGCTGGCCCGCATCCTGCAGTACCTGGAATGTCCACA GTATCTGAGAAAGGCGTTCTTCCCCAAACACCAGGATCTGCAGTTCGCAG GAATCCTCAACCCCTTGGACAGCCCTCACCACATGCGGCAGGACGAGGAATCGGAGTTCCGAGAAGGCGTTGTGGTGGACCGGCCCACCAAGGCGGGCCACGGCTCTCTGGTCAACTGTGGGATGAAGAAG GAGGTGAAGATTGACAAGAAACTGGAGCCCGGACTTCGGGTGACCGTGCGACTGAACCAAAAGCAGCTCCCGG AATGCAAGACATACAAGGGAACAGTCGTGTCTTCACAGGACCCCCGCACCAAAGCCGGTCTCTACTGGGGCTACACCGTCCGCCTGGCCTCCTGTCTCA GTGCTGTGTTTGCTGAGGCTCCCTTCCAGGATGGGTATGATTTGACCATTGGGACATCAGAACGTGGCTCTAACGTAGCCTCTGCCCAGCTGCCTAGCTTCAG GCATGCTCTTGTGGTTTTCGGGGGCCTCCAAGGGCTGGAAGCTGGAGTGGATGCTGACCCCAACTTGGAAGTGTCTGAACCCAGTGTCCTCTTCGACTTTTATGTCAACACATGCCCCAGCCAGGGCAGCCGTACTATCCGCACTGAG GAAGCCATACTCATCTCCCTGGCTGCCCTGCAACCTGGTCTCACCCAGGCAGGTTCCCAGACCACCTGA
- the Endog gene encoding endonuclease G, mitochondrial — translation MRALRVGLTLALGAGLGAAAEHWRRRAEGAPGLLSRVPVLPVVAADLPALPGGPAGGTGELAKYGLPGVAQLRSRESYVLSYDPRTRCALWVLEQLRPERLRGDGDRSACDFREDDSVHAYHRATNADYRGSGFDRGHLAAAANHRWSQRAMNDTFYLSNVAPQVPHLNQNAWNNLEKYSRSLTRTYQNVYVCTGPLFLPRTEADGKSYVKYQVIGKNHVAVPTHFFKVLILEATSGQIELRSYVMPNAPVDETIPLERFLVPIESIERASGLLFVPNILARAGNLKAITAGSK, via the exons ATGCGTGCGCTGCGGGTTGGCCTGACCCTGGCGCTAGGCGCGGGACTGGGCGCTGCCGCAGAGCACTGGCGGCGTCGGGCGGAGGGAGCGCCGGGGCTGCTGAGCCGGGTGCCAGTGTTGCCCGTGGTCGCGGCCGATCTGCCCGCGCTGCCGGGAGGGCCGGCGGGCGGCACCGGGGAGCTGGCCAAGTACGGGCTGCCCGGCGTGGCGCAGCTCCGGAGCCGCGAGTCCTACGTGCTGAGCTACGACCCGCGCACGCGCTGTGCGCTGTGGGTGTTAGAGCAGCTGCGGCCCGAGCGGCTCCGCGGCGACGGCGACCGCAGCGCCTGCGACTTCCGAGAGGATGACTCTGTGCATGCTTACCACCGCGCCACCAACGCGGACTACCGCGGCAGCGGCTTTGACCGCGGCCATTTGGCCGCCGCCGCCAACCATCGCTGGAGCCAGCGGGCGATGAACGACACCTTCTACCTGAGCAACGTGGCCCCGCAG GTGCCGCACCTCAACCAGAATGCCTGGAACAACCTGGAGAAGTACAGCCGCAGCTTGACTCGCACTTACCAAAACGTCTATGTCTGCACGGGGCCTCTTTTCCTGCCTAG GACAGAGGCTGATGGGAAGTCCTATGTAAAGTACCAGGTTATTGGGAAGAACCACGTGGCAGTGCCCACACACTTCTTCAAGGTGCTCATCCTGGAGGCCACCAGCGGGCAGATTGAGCTGCGTTCCTATGTGATGCCCAATGCCCCTGTGGACGAGACCATCCCTTTGGAGCGTTTCCTGGTGCCTATCGAGAGCATTGAGCGGGCTTCGGGACTGCTCTTCGTGCCCAATATCTTGGCGCGAGCTGGGAACCTCAAGGCCATCACTGCTGGCAGCAAGTGA